The nucleotide window TATTTCATACATAAATAACCCTTTTGGAGAATTCAAGGGAAGACGTCCCTTACGATTTACTAACATAACGGATCTGCCCCCCGATGCGTTAGCATATTAACGCATCGGGGGGCAGGCACTTTCTACATTTTTCGATAAATCCGCTCATGCAGATTAAATTCTTCATAGTGGATCCCTTTTGGCATAAACAAGATTGACTCTTTACTGCCAAGCCCGATGAAACCGCCGGCAGCCAGGCTGTTGTACATCAAACGATGAACCTGCTGCTGCAACCCATGGTCAAAATAAATCATGACATTGCGGCAAAGAATCACATGAAATTCATTGAATGATCCATCCGTCACCAAGTTATGCTGAGCAAAAATAAGCTTCTCTGCCAAACTAGGCTGAAAATAAGCAAATTGATGGTCGGTTGTATAGTACTCGGAAAAAGCCTTGCTGCCACCGGCTTTCAAATAATTCTTCGTATATTGCTGCATTTTCTTTAAAGGAAAGGCCCCCTTTTGCGCAGCAGCCAAGGCCATTTCGTTCATATCGGTCGCATAGATGGTCGTCTTATCCGCCAGACCCTCTTCCTGAATGAGGATCGCCATCGAATAGACCTCCTCGCCGGTCGCACAGCCGGCATGCCAAATC belongs to Neobacillus sp. OS1-2 and includes:
- a CDS encoding protein-glutamate O-methyltransferase CheR: MKTQTELVTETEAPPLNELQEIEINLLLEGLYQKYGYDFRGYVRASLCRRILNRMKAERLPTITALLEKVLHEQGYLERLLNDLSIRMTEMYRDPDFFAAFRNEVVPLLRELPEIRIWHAGCATGEEVYSMAILIQEEGLADKTTIYATDMNEMALAAAQKGAFPLKKMQQYTKNYLKAGGSKAFSEYYTTDHQFAYFQPSLAEKLIFAQHNLVTDGSFNEFHVILCRNVMIYFDHGLQQQVHRLMYNSLAAGGFIGLGSKESILFMPKGIHYEEFNLHERIYRKM